The following are from one region of the Aspergillus chevalieri M1 DNA, chromosome 1, nearly complete sequence genome:
- the URE1_1 gene encoding urease (COG:F;~EggNog:ENOG410PFDJ;~InterPro:IPR002019,IPR005848,IPR036463,IPR002026, IPR017951,IPR032466,IPR006680,IPR036461,IPR011612, IPR011059,IPR029754,IPR008221;~MEROPS:MER0004801;~PFAM:PF00449,PF01979,PF00699;~go_component: GO:0035550 - urease complex [Evidence IEA];~go_function: GO:0009039 - urease activity [Evidence IEA];~go_function: GO:0016151 - nickel cation binding [Evidence IEA];~go_function: GO:0016787 - hydrolase activity [Evidence IEA];~go_function: GO:0016810 - hydrolase activity, acting on carbon-nitrogen (but not peptide) bonds [Evidence IEA];~go_process: GO:0006807 - nitrogen compound metabolic process [Evidence IEA];~go_process: GO:0043419 - urea catabolic process [Evidence IEA]), producing the protein MNLVPRELDKLIIAQTGLLAQHRLARGVKLNVTEATALLSHVLHELIRDGTRTVAQLMSLGKHILGRRHVLPSVVTQLQVLQVEGTFTTGTHLVTVDQPISSADGNIELALYGSFISPPSESIFPVYEDADYDPHLAPGAVVPANVDKIELNPGRKRTRVRVTNKGDRPIQVGSHFHFIETNPQLEFDRIKAYGYHLDIPSGTSARFEPGETKTVTLTQISGLQTIKGGSSVATGTIDMSHVNAVLRRLEEEGFRHVPEDPPSDPSVIRPYTMDRMSYAMMYGPTVGDKIRLGTTDLWVRVEKDYTAHGDECTFGGGKTLRDGIGQAAGRADDECADLIIVNALVIDWTGIYKADIGVKNGMIVAIGKAGNPDTMDGVNSNLIVGSNTDIVAAEGKIVTAGGIDTHVHFICPQQADESLAAGITTMFGGGTGASTATVAANCTPSKTYIRQMMQALDHLPVNYGVIGKGSDTGKPGLQDQCNAGVAGLKLHEDWGCTPSAIDTCIGVCEEYDIQCQIHTDSLNESGFVERTAAAFKGRTVHAYHIEGAGGGHAPDMITLVQHTNILPSSTNPTKPYTCNTVDEHLDMVMSCHHLSKNIPEDIAFADSRIRAETIEAEDMLHDTGAISMMSSDSQAMGRCGEVILRTWNTAHKNKQQRGPLPEDDDTGADNHRIKRYVSKYTINPALAQGIGHMVGSVEVGKMADLVVWEPANFGTKPFLVLKKGFIASAQMGDPNASISTVQPIITRKMFSPLNPSSSVLFVSRASVESGVIDSYNLRKQIESVKNCRTVTKHDMKFNNATPHMEVDPELFTVVADGKQCKAGEVTSVPLGQQCFLF; encoded by the exons ATGAACCTCGTTCCCCGAGAG TTGGACAAACTTATCATCGCGCAAACCGGTCTCCTAGCCCAGCATCGATTGGCGAGGGGAGTGAAATTGAATGTTACTGAAGCTACA GCATTGTTGTCGCATGTCCTTCATGAA CTAATCCGCGATGGCACCCGCACAGTGGCACAGCTCATGTCTCTGGGAAAGCATATCCTAGGTCGCCGACATGTACTCCCCTCTGTCGTCACTCAGCTTCAAGTGCTGCAGGTTGAAGGAACCTTCACTACTGGAACTCATCTAGTGACGGTAGACCAACCGATCAGTTCTGCAGATGGAAACATAGAGCTTGCGCTCTACGGCAGCTTCATTTCTCCTCCATCCGAATCTATTTTCCCGGTATACGAAGACGCCGACTATGATCCGCACCTAGCACCAGGTGCGGTTGTCCCGGCCAACGTCGACAAGATTGAGCTTAATCCGGGGCGGAAAAGGACTAGAGTGCGCGTTACCAATAAAGGAGATAGGCCTATTCAG GTCGGATCGCATTTCCACTTCATCGAAACCAACCCTCAATTGGAGTTTGATCGCATCAAGGCGTACGGTTACCATTTAGATATACCGTCGGGAACCTCCGCACGATTCGAACCGGGCGAAACGAAGACAGTGACTTTGACTCAAATCAGCGGTCTTCAGACCATCAAGGGTGGAAGCAGCGTCGCAACTGGAACGATTGACATGTCGCATGTGAACGCCGTCCTTCGACGCCTCGAGGAAGAAGGTTTCCGACATGTCCCCGAAGATCCCCCATCAGACCCCAGCGTTATCCGCCCGTATACAATGGACAGGATGTCATATGCCATGATGTATGGACCAACAGTTGGTGATAAAATCCGTCTTGGCACAACAGATCTGTGGGTGAGGGTGGAAAAAGACTATACTGCGCATGGCGACGAGTGCACCTTTGGCGGCGGCAAGACTCTTCGGGATGGAATCGGTCAAGCTGCAGGTCGAGCAGACGACGAATGCGCGGATCTGATCATTGTCAATGCCCTGGTTATCGACTGGACTGGTATTTATAAGGCTGATATTGGTGTGAAGAACGGCATGATTGTGGCTATTGGAAAGGCCGGAAATCCTGACACCATGGACGGGGTCAATTCAAATCTGATTGTTGGATCGAACACGGACATTGTCGCTGCTGAGGGAAAGATTGTTACGGCTGGTGGAATTGATACGCATGTTCACTTTATCTGTCCCCAACAGGCCGATGAGTCGTTGGCCGCCGGAATTACTACCATGTTCGGTGGAGGTACGGGAGCAAG TACGGCTACTGTCGCGGCAAACTGTACTCCGAGTAAAACGTATATCCGTCAAATGATGCAGGCCCTGGATCATCTACCCGTCAACTATGGTGTGATTGGAAAAGGAAGTGATACTGGGAAGCCAGGTCTGCAGGACCAGTGTAATGCAGGTGTTGCTGGTTTAAAGCTGCATGAAGACTGGGGTTGTACGCCGTCAGCCATTGACACTTGCATTGG CGTCTGCGAAGAATACGACATCCAGTGCCAGATCCACACTGACTCCCTGAACGAATCCGGCTTCGTCGAAcgcacagcagcagcattcAAAGGCCGTACTGTCCACGCATATCACATTGAAGGCGCCGGTGGAGGTCACGCCCCAGATATGATCACCCTTGTCCAGCACACCAATATCCTTCCTAGCTCCACCAACCCAACCAAGCCATACACCTGCAACACAGTCGACGAACACCTCGATATGGTCATGTCCTGCCACCACCTGTCCAAGAACATCCCTGAAGACATCGCCTTCGCAGACAGCCGTATCCGCGCTGAAACCATTGAAGCTGAAGACATGCTCCACGACACAGGCGCTATCAGTATGATGTCTTCTGATTCCCAGGCAATGGGCCGCTGTGGTGAGGTTATCCTGCGGACTTGGAATACGGCGCATAAGAATAAGCAGCAGAGAGGTCCGCTccctgaggatgatgatactGGAGCAGATAACCACCGCATCAAGCGGTATGTCAGTAAATATACAATCAATCCTGCATTGGCGCAGGGTATTGGTCACATGGTGGGAAGTGTGGAAGTGGGTAAGATGGCGGATTTGGTGGTCTGGGAGCCGGCGAACTTTGGAACAAAGCCATTCTTGGTGCTGAAGAAGGGATTCATCGCTTCGGCACAGATG GGAGATCCGAATGCTTCCATTTCTACCGTCCAGCCCATCATCACCAGGAAAATGTTTTCG CCCCTGAACCCCTCTTCCAGCGTCCTCTTCGTCTCCAGAGCTAGCGTCGAATCCGGCGTCATCGATTCGTACAATCTCCGGAAACAAATCGAATCAGTCAAGAACTGCCGCACCGTCACGAAGCATGATATGAAGTTCAATAATGCTACGCCACACATGGAGGTTGATCCGGAGTTATTT ACTGTCGTGGCGGATGGAAAGCAGTGCAAGGCTGGAGAAGTTACCAGTGTGCCACTGGGACAGCAGTGTTTCCTTTTCTGA
- the atg2 gene encoding putative autophagy regulatory protein Atg2 (BUSCO:EOG092602MO;~COG:U;~EggNog:ENOG410PG7X;~InterPro:IPR026885,IPR026849,IPR026886,IPR015412;~PFAM:PF13329,PF09333;~go_process: GO:0006914 - autophagy [Evidence IEA];~go_process: GO:0030242 - autophagy of peroxisome [Evidence IEA]): MASFLPSFFQKRLLRYALSRLELVDTEALDLDSLGIRWGQRSTVELRDIGLRLEKLASFLHLPPSSELLSARVRFLKITVPADIYSSGIVCEASGIEVHLRILSEETKPSYHDRKLSTTAQDATDDQILPTPTDLAQSFLETEPKEEKDELQAAISSRSQVLQQRSSTSLSDDEEELGLGNESLSLPSFVAAFLKGIADRLQVRVNDIAIRVDMELKQDGPAKRQPEEEPDLVTAVLSVREVKVDGVSMTSSDDASHARTEGKRAILVSDINMILVSDPVIFSNYSRFAASLTPDEMTQSKSSQLPSRAPSPPLSESSGNSNLAMTRSTIFETRNESQEEEPEQPGTPRPTAPQMEASTYTYDGRFSDADSEGDGKGDRYLQDLQNLADDGILDNPDYLDSVINTQYDDDDIEGASRPWPRGEQRYTDSETTSCPPSPQLHFSESMPRESDLGEPGTAAGMSASHEWAPDAHGSVHDSQAGLGITDSAVHRTGFSELPHLSDSSLTDGYPEEQPPSHTSSPPSEAGSTGSHPSSSNGDLSESKFFSHEEAQSMYMSAISQGSGSRSFMPAMPGAWDSESTVFRPNPVREAASREEQEESVSTPKLSGQPGPFTQAQEQINLEARSETTEKGLGQSTPELTKVTGVAKRFFSADQVLIWIPSVEKSTEGGEDTPAESRRDTYEDLEESTADLRESRVEDDLLTSRIYDSTRHRPGTSRRPGEPCPDLHDEHKTIAVEVFSVDLQFDIATGWLLTKMGQKVVQAFASSEKQPQPPKKGHQSEQPQGRQAINLSLKKLSIKFVEHLHGHAYPADGTGLNSSQSFGPSIEDIVLQAAASGLQARFAMEKDTTNLHLDISKFTLGFASDSLISFDESLKMRESTRDIMAPTHGEISLFLSKSPDSARINLTTLPLLVNFNIQRLEEVFGFLGGLSTILELGSSISSVSTVKGTKQEPPPPKRPRGVHFETAPPPASVEPDHSTPWKVNARVGGIVLDVVGESHCLKLRSTALKMVSRSEGIGVQVDKAKLSGPFLIDGSQDAPAKVSLTNIRVEYLFTPKEVDLDRLLALITPSKDKYDEDDDIMLDTLFRQRRQGSVLRVTVAEMKTVVSQIKDLNSISQLGNELGRFSSMAKYFPEDDRPGLFILALVKEVESQVHVGGQVGDISAHLRNAEAAYISIPSLISAQIGTMGIIRNGEEELLGEALPLSRGSQDHTLLPVLMARFIADEMEPAVKIKLHNLRAEYTIPSVMAFLGFSEDMTRGDVASNMANSLANLAEAQESHHAFNKSPIGPDSPKGPVKPTRLALDLRDCVIGLNPRNTPARGLVVLTNAKFSGTIHGPESSDATLDLRKASIMVIDDVQNVGYTDNVSRARSAVPQSTQVRSLIDMGFVPVSSISSATATVKLLTSGDDGTKSIDVELRDDLLILETCADSTQTLISIANGLQPPIPQTEAVKYRTEVMPIQDMLASFSGDAFETDTITTRPEGVSDPVPIGEDHGRGEIEDELEYVSDFYPVKSGSDTDEFAGMTDSPTAASDSEDLLDSFHSQYEVSSSFSELDFQSDHFAKKSAVGGTAHRWDSTQNTYGLSNDSKLQRSPLRVKVRDAHVIWNLFDGYDWQRTRDTISKAVKDVEKKASERRARTGGSRASPALEEEEESVIGDCLFNSIYIGIPANKDPRDIRGDINRNIDDLVSETGSYATTTTMTGATARQSRSPSIRGKKLRLSRSKYHKMTFELKGICADFVVFPPDSEETQSSLDVRVNDLTIFDHVPTSTWKKFATYMHEAGEKESGTSMIHLEILTVKPVPELSASEIVLKATILPLRLHVDQDALDFLCRFFEFRDESAVSTPPAPGEVPFLQRAEVNSVPVKLDFKPKRVDYAGLRSGRTTEFMNFFVLDGADMVLRHVIIYGISGFDKLGQTLNDIWMPDVKRNQLPGVLAGLAPIRSLVNVGGGVKDLVVVPMREYQKDGRIVRSIQRGAISFAKTTSNELVKLGAKLAIGTQTVLQGAEDLLSTQNAAAQQPIPSAAAGLTEEDILDEEEAKKISLYADQPVGVVQGLRGAFTGLERDLLLARDAIVAVPGEVVESGSAKAAARAVWKRAPTVVLRPAIGVSKAVGQTLLGAGNTLDPANRRRMEDKYKRH; encoded by the exons ATGGCTTCCTTTTTACCTTCGTTTTTTCAGAAGCGGTTGCTCCGATATGCTCTGTCGAGGCTGGAGCTGGTCGATACCGAGGCCTTGGACTTGGATAGTCTGGGCATCCGTTGGGGACAGAGGAGTACGGTGGAACTACGGGATATTGGGTTGAGATTAGAG AAACTAGCTAGCTTTTTACATCTTCCTCCTTCGAGTGAGCTGCTCAGCGCTCGCGTCCGGTTCCTCAAAATCACCGTCCCCGCCGATATCTATAGCAGTGGTATTGTTTGCGAAGCTAGCGGGATTGAAGTACATTTAAGAATACTGTCGGAGGAAACAAAACCGTCATATCATGATCGGAAACTCTCGACGACCGCCCAGGATGCTACTGATGACCAAATCCTTCCCACACCGACCGATCTCGCCCAGTCGTTCTTGGAGACGGAGCCTaaggaggagaaagatgagTTACAGGCGGCTATCTCGTCGCGGTCTCAGGTGCTCCAACAGCGGTCGTCAACATCGTTaagtgatgatgaggaggagctgGGGCTGGGGAATGAGAGTCTGTCTTTGCCTAGCTTTGTTGCGGCTTTTCTGAAGGGGATTGCAGATCGACTGCAGGTCAGGGTCAATGATATTGCTATACGAGTTGATATGGAGTTGAAGCAGGATGGGCCGGCTAAGAGACAACCTGAGGAGGAGCCGGACTTGGTGACTGCTGTGCTGAGTGTGCGGGAGGTCAAGGTGGATGGGGTTTCGATGACTTCATCTGACGATGCCTCCCATGCTCGAACAGAAGGAAAGAGGGCGATCTTGGTGTCTGATATCAACATGATTTTGGTATCTGACCCTGTCATTTTCTCAAACTATTCTCGATTTGCCGCTTCCCTCACCCCGGATGAAATGACGCAGTCAAAGTCGAGTCAGCTTCCCAGCAGAgctccctctcctccgcTTTCCGAATCATCGGGTAATTCAAATCTGGCCATGACGCGGTCGACCATCTTCGAAACACGGAACGAGTCGCAGGAGGAAGAACCGGAGCAGCCAGGAACACCAAGACCGACTGCACCGCAAATGGAAGCATCTACATATACCTACGATGGTCGATTTTCGGATGCAGATTCGGAGGGTGATGGTAAAGGTGATCGATATCTTCAAGACTTGCAGAACCTTGCGGATGATGGAATATTGGATAATCCAGATTATCTCGATTCGGTTATTAATACTCAAtacgacgatgatgatattgaagGCGCATCACGCCCATGGCCGAGAGGAGAGCAACGGTATACGGATAGTGAGACTACTTCATGCCCTCCAAGTCCGCAGCTACACTTCTCTGAAAGCATGCCGCGGGAATCTGATTTAGGGGAACCGGGGACCGCAGCAGGAATGTCCGCGAGCCACGAATGGGCACCTGATGCCCACGGCTCTGTGCATGATAGCCAGGCTGGTCTCGGAATTACTGACAGTGCAGTACACCGCACGGGATTTTCTGAGCTTCCTCATCTCTCCGATTCTTCGCTCACTGACGGATACCCCGAGGAGCAGCCTCCATCTCATACTTCTTCACCCCCATCTGAAGCTGGCAGCACAGGCTCACATCCCAGCTCTTCCAATGGAGACCTCTCAGAGTCCAAATTTTTCAGCCATGAAGAGGCGCAGAGCATGTACATGAGCGCTATTAGCCAAGGATCAGGCTCGAGGAGTTTCATGCCTGCCATGCCCGGGGCATGGGATTCAGAATCGACTGTATTTAGACCTAACCCTGTTCGAGAGGCGGCCAGTCGTGAGGAACAGGAGGAATCAGTCTCCACACCAAAACTTAGTGGTCAACCAGGACCGTTCACACAGGCCCAGGAGCAGATTAACCTTGAGGCACGGTCTGAAACGACTGAAAAGGGACTCGGCCAATCGACTCCGGAGTTGACCAAGGTCACTGGCGTGGCGAAGAGGTTTTTCAGCGCTGATCAGGTGTTGATCTGGATTCCGTCTGTTGAAAAAAGCACCGAGGGTGGAGAAGACACGCCAGCAGAGTCACGCAGAGACACCTACGAGGATTTGGAAGAATCCACGGCCGACTTGCGAGAGTCTAGAGTTGAAGATGACCTTCTTACTTCGAGGATCTATGACTCTACGCGTCATCGTCCGGGGACTTCGCGCCGCCCAGGGGAACCGTGTCCCGACTTACACGATGAGCATAAAACGATCGCGGTCGAAGTTTTCTCCGTGGACTTGCAATTCGACATTGCTACTGGCTGGCTTCTCACCAAGATGGGCCAAAAGGTCGTTCAGGCCTTTGCTAGTAGTGAAaaacaaccacaacctccTAAGAAAGGCCATCAATCAGAACAGCCACAGGGCAGACAAGCGATCAACCTCTCTCTCAAGAAGTTGTCTATCAAGTTCGTCGAGCATTTGCACGGACACGCTTATCCTGCTGATGGCACTGGGTTGAACTCATCGCAGTCATTTGGTCCATCCATCGAAGATATCGTCCTGCAAGCTGCAGCATCTGGCCTACAGGCTCGCTTCGCTATGGAGAAAGACACCACAAACTTGCACCTCGACATTTCCAAGTTCACGCTAGGTTTTGCTTCGGATAGCCTGATCTCGTTTGATGAGAGCCTGAAGATGCGAGAATCCACACGAGATATTATGGCGCCCACGCATGGTGAAATCTCTCTTTTTCTAAGCAAATCTCCCGATTCTGCAAGAATCAATTTGACCACGCTTCCGCTGCTGGTTAATTTCAATATCCAACGCTTAGAGGAAGTCTTTGGTTTTTTGGGTGGTTTGAGTACGATTTTAGAACTGGGAAGCTCTATTTCGTCTGTCTCAACCGTGAAGGGTACTAAGCAAGAACCGCCACCACCCAAAAGGCCTCGTGGGGTGCATTTCGAGACGGCGCCTCCGCCTGCCAGTGTGGAACCAGATCACTCTACGCCCTGGAAGGTCAATGCTCGCGTGGGTGGTATTGTGCTAGATGTTGTTGGAGAAAGCCATTGTCTCAAACTAAGATCCACGGCTCTCAAAATGGTCAGCAGGTCCGAAGGCATTGGGGTCCAAGTCGACAAAGCAAAGCTGAGCGGACCATTCCTCATTGATGGCTCCCAGGATGCACCTGCGAAGGTCAGCTTAACGAACATCAGGGTCGAATACTTATTCACTCCGAAGGAAGTCGATTTGGACCGTCTGCTGGCGCTGATTACCCCATCCAAGGACAAgtatgatgaggatgatgatattaTGTTGGATACGTTATTCCGACAACGACGACAGGGTTCTGTTCTTCGTGTGACGGTTGCCGAAATGAAGACTGTCGTTTCTcagatcaaagacctcaaCTCAATTTCTCAACTCGGCAATGAGTTGGGCAGGTTCTCGAGTATGGCCAAGTACTTTCCAGAGGATGACCGCCCAGGACTGTTTATCCTTGCTCTGGTTAAGGAAGTCGAAAGCCAGGTACACGTTGGCGGCCAAGTCGGGGATATTTCCGCTCACCTCCGTAACGCCGAGGCTGCTTATATCAGTATCCCTTCCCTGATTTCTGCTCAGATTGGGACAATGGGAATCATCAGAAATGGCGAAGAGGAGCTCCTTGGTGAAGCGTTGCCGTTGAGCAGGGGGAGCCAGGATCACACATTACTTCCTGTTCTAATGGCTCGTTTTATTGCAGATGAGATGGAACCTGCTGTCAAGATCAAGCTGCATAATCTGCGGGCGGAGTATACCATTCCGTCTGTGATGGCATTCCTCGGGTTCAGCGAGGACATGACACGGGGTGATGTTGCTAGTAACATGGCGAACtcactggccaatcttgcaGAGGCACAGGAGTCTCATCATGCATTTAACAAGTCTCCTATAGGACCTGACAGTCCAAAAGGGCCTGTTAAGCCTACCAGGCTAGCACTTGATTTGCGAGACTGCGTCATTGGCCTCAATCCTCGTAACACGCCAGCGAGGGGCTTGGTTGTGCTTACAAACGCCAAGTTTTCCGGCACCATCCATGGTCCCGAGTCCTCTGATGCGACATTAGATCTCCGAAAGGCGTCGATTATGGTCATTGATGATGTGCAGAATGTGGGGTACACCGACAATGTATCCCGGGCTAGATCTGCCGTTCCACAGAGCACCCAAGTCCGATCCTTGATCGATATGGGATTTGTTCCTGTCTCATCGATCTCGTCAGCCACGGCTACCGTGAAGTTATTGACCTCAGGCGACGACGGGACAAAATCAATCGACGTGGAGCTCAGAGATGATCTATTGATTCTTGAGACTTGTGCCGACTCGACACAGACCTTGATAAGCATCGCAAATGGCCTTCAGCCCCCGATACCTCAAACTGAGGCTGTTAAGTACCGGACAGAGGTCATGCCAATTCAGGACATGTTGGCGTCATTCTCAGGGGATGCTTTTGAGACTGACACGATAACTACTCGGCCGGAGGGTGTCTCTGATCCTGTTCCTATTGGGGAAGATCACGGACGAGGGGAAATAGAGGACGAGCTCGAATACGTGAGCGATTTCTACCCAGTCAAATCGGGCTCTGATACCGATGAGTTTGCCGGCATGACGGACTCGCCTACGGCCGCTTCCGACTCCGAAGATCTTCTCGACAGTTTCCATTCACAATACGAGGTTTCGTCTAGTTTCTCTGAGCTTGATTTCCAGAGCGACCATTTTGCCAAGAAGTCCGCAGTTGGTGGTACGGCGCATCGGTGGGACTCGACGCAAAATACGTATGGGCTTTCAAATGACTCGAAGCTCCAGAGGAGTCCTCTGCGGGTTAAGGTCCGGGACGCTCATGTTATCTGGAACTTGTTTGACGGGTATGATTGGCAGCGGACGCGGGATACGATTTCCAAGGCCGTCAAGGATGTGGAGAAGAAAGCGTCGGAAAGACGTGCTAGGACTGGTGGTAGTCGAGCGTCCCCTGCGctcgaagaagaggaagagtcgGTGATTGGCGATTGCCTTTTCAATTCAATTTATATTGGCATCCCCGCGAACAAGGACCCGCGAGATATTCGTGGCGATATCAATCGAAACATCGATGATCTCGTCAGCGAAACGGGTAGTTATGCAACGACAACGACTATGACCGGGGCGACAGCGCGACAGAGCCGATCACCCTCAATACGAGGAAAGAAACTGCGTTTGTCTCGGAGCAAGTACCACAAGATGACGTTTGAGTTGAAGGGTATTTGCGCGGATTTTGTTGTCTTCCCGCCCGATTCAGAAGAGACGCAAAGCTCGTTGGACGTGCGTGTCAATGACCTAACAATCTTCGACCACGTTCCTACTTCGACATGGAAGAAGTTTGCTACCTACATGCACGAAGCTGGCGAGAAGGAAAGTGGGACAAGCATGATCCACTTGGAGATCTTGACGGTCAAACCAGTTCCCGAGCTTTCTGCATCGGAAATCGTCTTGAAGGCTACTATTCTCCCTCTTCGGCTGCACGTCGATCAAGATGCTTTGGACTTCTTGTGTCGGTTCTTCGAGTTCAGGGATGAGTCTGCCGTCAGCACGCCGCCTGCTCCAGGCGAGGTCCCGTTCTTGCAGCGGGCAGAGGTCAATTCTGTCCCTGTAAAACTGGATTTTAAGCCAAAGAGAGTTGATTATGCCGGTCTGCGGTCTGGTCGGACAACTGAGTTCATGAACTTCTTCGTCCTGGACGGCGCAGACATGGTCCTCCGCCATGTGATCATCTACGGGATCTCTGGATTTGATAAGCTTGGACAAACGCTCAACGACATCTGGATGCCTGACGTCAAGAGGAACCAACTGCCCGGCGTCCTTGCCGGTCTTGCCCCGATTCGCTCTCTCGTCAATGTCGGTGGCGGCGTGAAGGATCTCGTGGTGGTGCCTATGCGCGAGTACCAGAAAGACGGGCGCATTGTCCGCAGTATCCAACGCGGTGCTATCTCCTTCGCAAAGACTACATCAAACGAACTCGTAAAACTTGGCGCTAAACTTGCCATTGGCACTCAAACCGTCCTCCAAGGCGCAGAAgacctcctctccacccaGAACGCTGCAGCCCAGCAACCAATTCCTTCCGCGGCAGCAGGATTAACAGAGGAAGACATCctcgatgaagaagaagccaagAAAATCTCTCTCTACGCAGATCAACCAGTAGGCGTAGTTCAAGGCCTCCGCGGCGCCTTCACCGGACTAGAGCGCGACCTATTACTGGCTCGAGACGCTATTGTCGCTGTCCCAGGTGAAGTCGTTGAAAGCGGGAGCGCGAAAGCCGCTGCGAGGGCTGTGTGGAAGCGTGCACCGACTGTTGTGCTTAGACCGGCTATTGGGGTTTCGAAAGCTGTTGGGCAGACATTGTTGGGAGCCGGGAATACGTTGGATCCGGCAAATCGGCGGAGGATGGAGGAT AAATACAAACGCCATTGA